A region of the Candidatus Scalindua japonica genome:
ACGATGTCATTCCCTACCAGACCAACAGGCGGGTTGGCAGAGCGAAGAATCTAATTTATTGGAGATAATTATGTCAAAAGTGCTAACAATACGTTTACCAGAAGATATTGAGAGCAAAATCAGGATCAAAGCCAGGCTTAAACATCGATCAGTTTCTGAACAGATAAAGAAATATATCTACGAGGCAATGATTAGTGAAGAAAACCCTGATTTG
Encoded here:
- a CDS encoding TA system antitoxin ParD family protein, which codes for RCHSLPDQQAGWQSEESNLLEIIMSKVLTIRLPEDIESKIRIKARLKHRSVSEQIKKYIYEAMISEENPDLPLRFIRETLEAKAEIEAGLGTEYEFGTIK